GCCGCCATGTGGCCTTCCGCCTGCGCCGCATCTACGAAGGCCGCATTCCGGCCGCCATCGTGCCGCCCGGCTCGGGCACCCGCCGGGCCCTGGAGCACCTGCGCGCCGGCGGCGTGGTCATGACCACGGCCGACGACGGCCCCGGGCAGCTCCCCTTCGGCCGGCACGCTGACTTCGATTTTCCGGGCGGCCGCATAAGCGCCCCCCTCGGACCGGCCAAACTGGCCCTGGCCACGGGCGCGGCCCTGTGCCCGGCGTTTCTCGGCCCGGGACAGGACGCTCCTTTCCGCCTCACCATCGAAGCGCCCTTGGAAGTTCCGGCCGTTTCGGATAAAAACGCGGCCGGTCGCGCCATGACCAAGGATTTTCTGGACCGCTATGCCGCCCGGGTCGCTGCCATGCCCGGCTGGTGGCACGGCCTGGAGGATCATGTGTTTTCCCTGGCGCAGCAACACGCACGGGACTGAGCCTCGCCCGCCAAGGAACCGCTATGGATGAACAACTGACCGTGTCCGTGGTCATCCCCGCCCACAACGAAGAGGGCAACATCCGGGACACGGTGGCGGGTTTGCGCCGGGTGCTGACGCGGGAAGCCATTCCCTACGAGCTGGTGCTGGTCAACGACAACAGCACCGACGGCACGGAGGGCGTTCTCGAAGCCCTGGCCGCGCAGGACGCCCACGTGACCATCGTGCGGCGCTCGCCGCCGCGCGGCTTCGGCCGGGCCGTGCGGGCCGGGCTGGAACAAGCCGGCGGGGACGTCATCGTCATCTGCATGGCCGACCAGTCCGACAACCCCGAGGACGTGGCCCGCTACTACCGCAAGATCGGGGAAGGCTACGACTGCGTCTACGGCTCGCGTTTCATCCGGGGCTCGCGCTGCTCGAATTACCCGAGGGTGAAGCTTGTGGCCAACAGGCTCGTCAACCACATGCTCCAGCTCCTTTTCTGGACGCGCTTCAACGACCTGACCAATTCCTTCAAGGCCTACCGTTCCGCCGTGATCCGCGACATCTGGCCGCTTAAAGCCTGCCATTTCAACATCACCATCGAGCTTTCGCTAAACGCCCTCATCCGCGACTACGCCATCGCCCAGGTCCCCATTTCCTGGCAGGGCCGCACCTGGGGCAACTCCAACCTGCATTTGAGCGAAATGGGCCGGCGCTATTTGAGCACCATGTTGCGGGCCTGGTTCGAAAAAAACCTCATCCTCGACGACCTGCTCGAGGAAAAGGTGGCCTGC
The sequence above is drawn from the Solidesulfovibrio fructosivorans JJ] genome and encodes:
- a CDS encoding glycosyltransferase family 2 protein produces the protein MDEQLTVSVVIPAHNEEGNIRDTVAGLRRVLTREAIPYELVLVNDNSTDGTEGVLEALAAQDAHVTIVRRSPPRGFGRAVRAGLEQAGGDVIVICMADQSDNPEDVARYYRKIGEGYDCVYGSRFIRGSRCSNYPRVKLVANRLVNHMLQLLFWTRFNDLTNSFKAYRSAVIRDIWPLKACHFNITIELSLNALIRDYAIAQVPISWQGRTWGNSNLHLSEMGRRYLSTMLRAWFEKNLILDDLLEEKVACRARTAAMRASLESRVEKLERRLTEVEEEKNGAKGEPLS